In Leptospira saintgironsiae, the genomic window AATCTCTACGCACTCGTATCATCGACTTTTTAATAGATAGAGCTGTTGTGGATTCAATCGCTGAAGATGAATCCATCCAAGTGAATGAAAAAAGACTAGAGAGTGAGATCGAAAAAAGAATGGAGTTTATGGGAATCACTTCTCGTAAACAATTCGAGAAAGCAGTCGAGTCCAGCTCCGGAATGTCTTACGAACTTTGGTATACTGAACTTCCTTACCAACTCAAAAAAACTCAGCTAATGCAATACAAGGTGCCAAACCATCCACCTTCAGATAAAGATATCCGCGCTTGGTATGCTCAAAATAGAGAGAAGGTAGGATTCGAAGTCCAATACAGACAGATCGCAATCGCTCCGGCTAATGATTCGATTACGGAAGAATCCAGGATCCACAAAGAAGCAAGCGAGATCAAAAAGAATGTTTTATCTGATCCTGCTTCCTTTGGTTTGATCGCAGGTTCTCCTAGAAATACAGACGCAAACTTAAGAGCCAGAAAAGGACTTATGGATTGGGTCTCTTCTTTCGAATTATATAAAACGAATCGTTCTGTTGCTGTTGCACTATCCACCGTACCTGTTGGTTCAGTTTCAGAAGTATTCAGAGACGAAAGAAAACGTTATTGTATCGTTAAGGTAGAAGGTAAAAGACCTACTCCTTTAGAGAACGTTCGCCAAGGTATCGCGAATCTTCTCGGCCGTGAAAAAGAAGACGAAAATTTTATAAAATGGGTAAGAGAATCTAGGTCCACTGTGCCGATACAGATCTTCGACGAAGTTTATAAAAAAGAGAACAAGATCCCGGACCAACATGAAACCTTGAACTTGGATTAAGTCCAAAAATCCCAAACGGAACGGATCCTTTTAGAATATGAAATATCCTCCCCAAGCTATTGTATTTTATCTAAAGGAAGATCTTATCTCTGTAAAAGGGAATATAGATCAGGGGAATCAGCTTCACTATTTAGGACTCACTCTTAAAAAATTATCTTCTGTATTAAAAGGGATCCCCGTTTATTCCAATGGGAAATTCGGAACTCCAGATGAAT contains:
- a CDS encoding putative peptidyl-prolyl cis-trans isomerase: MFPESSVSFSRKLALFSGIVSLSVFTSEIRPAESLDRIIATVGNQSISDLDFDDAQEKYQKLTKYLKNEDMRKSLRTRIIDFLIDRAVVDSIAEDESIQVNEKRLESEIEKRMEFMGITSRKQFEKAVESSSGMSYELWYTELPYQLKKTQLMQYKVPNHPPSDKDIRAWYAQNREKVGFEVQYRQIAIAPANDSITEESRIHKEASEIKKNVLSDPASFGLIAGSPRNTDANLRARKGLMDWVSSFELYKTNRSVAVALSTVPVGSVSEVFRDERKRYCIVKVEGKRPTPLENVRQGIANLLGREKEDENFIKWVRESRSTVPIQIFDEVYKKENKIPDQHETLNLD